From a region of the Paenibacillus sp. R14(2021) genome:
- the yunB gene encoding sporulation protein YunB, with protein MRRWGRRGWRSSGVRRRTGGKSGQGDRKKGRRRLILFLMALFLLFFFQTFIFIERNLQKPLMTVAQVRVKQVATQAINKAITEQVADETGADKLIDWKTNASGKISGFMLNYAEHMRITSETINTVQSTLDKMGDIPEKIPLGQALGSAIIASFGPRIPVKFEPIGAVKVDLNTRQKDAGINMILVEVYMHIVAEVSIIIPFDTQPELVETEIPISYLLVVGDVPMYYYDNKGNPVGESAQNAPSIALPAQPGGSGGVSTTSPPNTSSNANGGSGGGTDLSGDAGLNKTDDEP; from the coding sequence ATGCGAAGGTGGGGAAGAAGAGGCTGGCGAAGCAGCGGCGTTCGCAGGCGGACAGGCGGCAAGAGCGGCCAGGGCGACAGGAAGAAGGGCCGCCGCAGGCTGATCCTGTTTCTGATGGCACTGTTCCTGCTATTCTTCTTCCAGACATTTATTTTCATTGAACGCAATTTGCAGAAGCCGCTCATGACCGTTGCGCAGGTCCGCGTGAAGCAGGTGGCGACCCAAGCGATTAATAAAGCCATCACGGAGCAAGTTGCAGATGAAACCGGCGCGGATAAGCTCATTGATTGGAAAACGAATGCCAGCGGCAAAATATCCGGCTTTATGCTCAATTACGCGGAGCATATGCGCATTACGTCGGAGACGATTAATACGGTACAGTCCACGCTGGACAAAATGGGCGACATCCCGGAGAAGATTCCGCTCGGTCAAGCGCTTGGCAGCGCGATCATCGCATCGTTCGGGCCGAGGATACCGGTCAAGTTCGAGCCGATCGGCGCCGTCAAGGTCGATTTAAACACCCGGCAGAAGGACGCCGGCATCAATATGATTCTCGTGGAAGTGTACATGCATATCGTCGCGGAAGTGTCGATCATCATTCCGTTTGATACCCAGCCGGAGCTTGTCGAGACGGAAATCCCGATTTCTTACCTGCTTGTCGTCGGCGATGTTCCGATGTACTACTACGATAACAAGGGCAATCCTGTCGGAGAATCCGCGCAAAATGCGCCAAGCATCGCGCTTCCGGCGCAGCCGGGAGGAAGCGGCGGCGTATCGACCACATCCCCGCCGAATACGTCTTCCAATGCAAACGGCGGATCGGGCGGCGGTACGGATCTGTCTGGGGATGCTGGCTTGAACAAAACGGATGACGAGCCGTAA
- a CDS encoding M23 family metallopeptidase, whose product MLVRSMLICLIAICVAAVTGFPHPNAMAAGQAGTVTVKAKYETKKAPLQELSYAKRKVLYDEISVVTGIPWYRLAAVDQYERTITRARPKTRAQLGQYISVFVTESEWAGELNPDAKDQFPLSIHWFNGLGEDGDGDGLAVRTNDIDLLYSFANHLMQFGTKDDDFSIALWQYYHNTRAVQRIRQFARLYETYGKLNLFEHAFPVPIGTNYSYKGTWGTGRSWGGYRIHEGTDIFANHGVPARSTCYGIIEVKGWNPYGGWRLGIRDLNNYYHYYAHLSGYDKTIDVGTVVKPGQVIGWVGSSGYGRPGTQGKFPPHLHYGIYRDRGLVEWSFDPYPSLRQWEIDERRRLRGRKS is encoded by the coding sequence ATGCTTGTGAGATCGATGTTGATCTGCCTGATTGCCATATGCGTTGCCGCCGTTACCGGCTTTCCACATCCTAACGCCATGGCTGCAGGTCAGGCAGGTACCGTAACTGTCAAAGCGAAATATGAGACCAAGAAAGCCCCTCTTCAAGAGCTCTCCTATGCGAAACGAAAGGTGCTCTACGACGAGATCAGCGTCGTTACCGGCATTCCCTGGTATCGCCTTGCCGCTGTTGACCAATACGAGCGGACGATTACGAGAGCAAGACCCAAGACGCGCGCCCAGCTGGGTCAATATATCAGCGTATTCGTAACAGAATCGGAATGGGCCGGCGAACTGAACCCCGATGCCAAGGACCAATTCCCCTTATCCATCCACTGGTTTAATGGACTTGGCGAAGACGGCGACGGCGATGGACTCGCGGTTCGCACGAACGATATCGATCTGCTCTATTCGTTCGCGAACCATCTGATGCAGTTCGGCACGAAGGACGATGATTTCTCCATCGCGCTGTGGCAATATTACCACAACACCCGGGCGGTGCAGCGTATCCGCCAATTTGCTCGTCTGTATGAAACGTATGGCAAGCTCAATTTATTCGAGCATGCGTTCCCCGTGCCGATCGGCACGAACTATTCCTACAAGGGAACCTGGGGAACGGGCCGAAGCTGGGGCGGCTACCGCATTCATGAAGGCACCGATATTTTCGCCAATCACGGTGTACCTGCAAGAAGCACCTGCTACGGCATTATTGAGGTGAAGGGCTGGAACCCCTACGGCGGCTGGCGCCTCGGGATTCGCGATCTCAATAATTATTATCATTATTATGCGCATCTGTCCGGCTATGACAAGACAATAGACGTTGGTACCGTTGTGAAGCCGGGACAAGTAATCGGCTGGGTAGGCAGCTCGGGCTATGGCCGTCCCGGCACGCAGGGTAAATTCCCGCCGCATCTGCATTACGGCATTTACCGCGACCGCGGCTTGGTGGAATGGTCCTTCGATCCCTATCCGAGCCTTCGGCAGTGGGAGATCGACGAACGCCGCAGGCTGCGCGGACGCAAGAGCTAA